TTCCCTACCACCCAGGGTTTAGACCAGGCACCCAGTTAAGCTTGAAGAAATTCCTTCAGCCACACTGCCACCTAACTTGGGCTCCCTTGACCTGATATAATACAAGGCACTCCAGCCAAGAGCACCAGTTATCCTCCTGGTACCCTAAATCTCTAAACCTGTACCTTTGTACAGGAGGCTGGGACTTACTGAAATGTcgtctttgtaaaataaaataacatttattgaatgtttacaTTGTGCCAGGCACTGCTATACACACtatctaatttaatcctcattTTTATAGTTGAGGAACCTGAGGACTTTTCCTACCTGCAAAGTGCCACTTACCCAAGTTCCCCGATTCCAGAAGCTGGGCAACATTAAGACAaaattggagaagaaaaaaagcatagGCCTTTCACCTGTCATCACTGCAGTGTCCTATCATCCACAGAAAACTTAAGCCATCTACTCTCCTTTTAAGCTATAGACCCAGATGTGTAAAGGACTGGATGGGATTGATTTCTGCCTTACCCCGAGCCACTACTCCCAACCTGTCAATTCAATGGGTAGCCCTCAATCCAGGTCTTGGATAGAGTGGACTTGATCCTCAAATGCCTAAATATATGATTGGAGTGGCCCCAAGGTCTATAAATTTATATAGTACTTAAATTTGAGTAGATTCTACTTCTAGTCAAAAGTTCTCTGCTCTCCCTCTTGGACCAGAGTGAAGCTTCACTCAAGGGTGATCTTGCCCAGCAACATATGGAGACTTTTTTGGTTGTAACAATGGAGGCAGCCTGGGGAGGAAACTGCATATAGTAGACGCTGCTCATCATCCTACAATGTGCAAAAGAGCTCCTACAACAAAGGATTACCCAACACAAAATGTCAATAGTGGAAGATTGGgagctgggggtacagctcagcagtagagttctaccttagcatgcacaaagtcctaggttcaatccccagcactaaaagcGCGCGTGTACACACacgtatgtacacacacacacacacacacacactgccaaaGTTGAGAAACTGATCTAAAGGAAATTACCTCCTTTCTTTATAGCCCCTACCTTGATGATCAGTTTCCTCTGTTCTTTAGGGAGCAGCTGCTCACTCTTATCTTCAGGGGACAAGCCAGAGGCTGTCATGGTGATTGGGAAAGGTCTGCTAGGGGCTGGCGCTCGGATCCCCTGCATCAGGACTCGATTGCAGGTAACATTTTCTCTGGTCCCCATCATAAGAAGTCTGGCAGAACCCATCAAGGCACTGTTCATCGGGGCAGTGGGAGGGAAAATGCTCAGCCCTGCTTTACAGCCTCTACTTCCAGCCATATCATACAGCTGCTCTGGTGCCTGAGTGCTTATCTGCCCGGCCCCACCCCAATCCCCATCAGCCAGGTGTCTTGCTTGCTTCCAACCCCACTGTCCCTGCCAGATGCACCCCAACCTCAGCCTGCTAGCTTTGGCTTTCCCTGCCCGTGCCCTTAgcttctcctctctttctgccCAGACCTGCCCGAGGAGAGTTTCCGCCAGGAGGGGTCCCGGATTCCCCAGGTAACACATTTGGTTGCTGCTCCTAGGAACAGCCTTGCCACCACTTCCAAGTCAGTCCAGATCCCCATATTAGTTTAGCTAAAGTTGGGTACAGGCAGAAGCTGACTGGATGGGTGAAGCTTAAGCTGCTCTGGCAGGGGCTGAGGCCTAGAAGGACCTGAAGGAGGTCTACCAGTCCCTCATATTTCTACACAGTGCTTTTCTACTCAGGCAGGCCTTGGCCATGGTATACCCATGAAGGCTAAATGCTAGGTCCTTCTGCCACCTTTGTGCTAGTTACGTAAGACTTGAAGTACATAGTCATGGACTGAAGCTAGGAGTTCTGTTATCTTGCCTCATCCTCTCAACTAGAAACAATGCCCAGGAATTCAAGGCTCTACTACCTCTGTTGACTCCTATACTAGACTCTTATGCATGGAAACTCAAGAGGCAAACCTAGAAGCAGAAAAGCTCATGGAAGAACCCAGCCTCTTAGCCTAATCCTGTCTACACAGGCTAGGCCCAGGTTGGGCCGGGGCTCACCGCCGACTTGCAGAGGGATAAGAGGCTCTTCAGGCCCCACATCCCCTATCTCCAGGACCAGAGAAAGCAGTGAGCCAGAGCCGGGACCCCGTCCTGCTATACCAGGGTGAGCACCTAGACCCAGTTCTCTCAGCCCTCCCCTCATTTCTTCTATCCCCTCATCTTCATTTCTACCATTCCAGATCATTTTCATCCTTCCCTACTCCCTTTAACCCCAAAGACTGAATGTGCTTTCATTAAGCATCTAGTCCCTGATTTTTATTCCATCATGACCCCAGTGTTTATTTAAAAGGACTAGAAAACAACTGATAGTTACGGTCTTAAGGCCTAGGAGCTAGCTAGCAGGTTCCAGCATGTGACCTCTGTACAGCCATCAACCTGCCTCTCTTCTCTTAAAGCTACCAGCCTCTGGCTAACAGACCATAACCttgattcttctctcttttctgttgCAGGATGCCTCAGGCCGGCCCCCCACGGCCCCGCTCTGCCCCTGCCTTTTCTCCTATTTCCTGTACTCTATCTGATGTCCCATCCCGGATTTGTTACAGCAGGGGGCCCTTGGGCCAGCCTGAGGTTTGTTTTGTCCCTAAATCTCCCCCACTCACCGTTTCTCCCCGGGTTTGATAATGCCTTTACTTCCATGCCCAGGATACGGTCCCAAAGTGGGGGAACACAGTGAGAAATATGATAGTCCCCTCCTTGGGCTGCAGATTCCATGTTACAACATAACTCTTTGGAATGCCAGCCACTATCTGAGGCCTTGCAGAGCATTACCTTGAGACGGGACAAAACAGGGACCTgtaccccttccctccctccacagCACAAGATTTCGGgaccacaaaaaatatatatctatatttttgtattggggggaggggagggagtagaAAAGCAGCCCCTATACTGGGCCCTATTCAGTGGCAGCTTCTTGTTCCATAGGGTTAAGGAAGACTTTGAGGAAATAAAAGTTGTTTGGAAAAATCCAGGTGTAGTTTCTTTGTATGTTGTGATGGGTAGAAGGGATGAAGTGAAGTGTGAAGGCCCCTCACACCCTCCATCTTGCCTCAGACTATGTCCTGGAACCCTAGAAAAGAGGGGGAAAGACCTGAGGTAAGGAAAATGCTGCAGCTTTCCCCTGGGAATCCTGGAGGCAACTCCCAGTAAACCTGTTCCCCTTTACATCTCTGACCCAAACTTAAGGTTGGTTCCcaagctccccacccccactttcttCTTTCTAGCTTGGGTCTACAGTACCCAACCCCTAAACCAATGACTCTGGCTTAAGAATATGGAAATAGAAGTCTACATTTTTCACccgctcaaaaaaaaaaaaaaaaaaaaaattctacctaaATAAGAAGCCTAAACAACCCTGGAAAAGTGGCGGCTATTTAAGAACGCTTATCCTCATGGCACCTTTGCTTCTACCGTTGCCAGTGCCTCCAATACCCCCAACTTGGGCAACTTGCTACTGGAAAACCCAAGAAGATAGGGACCGAGGAAGATTGGGAtatacccccaccccaccccatcctaTCCTATCCTCGCAGGGAGAAGTTTAGGAGGAAGGAGCAGGGCACTGCAAAGCACTGTACTCTGCGGATAAAGGGGCTCAATTCTGGACTGTCTCATGCTTGGCCCGACACTTTCGGATTTAAAGTTTCGAACCTTGCAGGCCCTAATGCGGTCCTCTCCACTCAGCTTTCAGGGGGCTGGGCGCTACAGCCCCGACCGTTACCTGGGGCGGAGAAAGCGCCACTTTCATTCCTGCTTCTTGGGATTGTTGACGGCCACGTAGTGATAGAGAACCACAAGCAAGAATAGCGACACGCCCAGCATGTTGGCGAAGATGGCGAGCTGAACGTCTGTGATCATCCTGCGGAGAAGGGGAGGGACTGAGCCTCGGGTCCGCACGCTTCTCGTGCTCTCTAGGGCACGTCTGGGCCCCCGCGACCCAGCCAACTTGGGGCTGGCCCGTGAGACAGCGCCTGCGTGCCTCTCACCTGACCAGCTCGACTCCGCTCCGACGCTGCCTTGGTACCAGCTGGAGGTAGGAGGCTTGGACCGGAACTCCGTAGCGTAAGCTGCAGCCCAAGCAGGTACTTCCGCCAGGCTGCGAGCTGGAACGACCTCTCTAGCCCCGCGGTCTCGTCTGCTCCCTCTGCGCGCGCAGGGGGCGGAGCAGCAGTGGGACTGACAGCTGTGCTTGTGGGCGGGGCCGCGGAAGCGTGCCTCGTGCTTTAGTGGCACAGCTGGCCGCAGCTGGGGTGGTCGGGCTCGTGGTTAGCAAAGCTGTGGTGGCCGCCTCCCTGGAGCCGAGGAGTGTATTAGGGCGAGGGTGCGGCTGCGGGGCCGGGCGGGAGACTTAGCTTGACCCGCAAGCTCTGGCCCACTTTCCTGCCCCGGCCCCCCGCACTGCTGCCCACCCTTCATTTCCCGGCCCGGCCCAGCCAGGTGCTTCCTTTGGGTCCTGCTCTCACGGTCCTCTCCCTGGCTTGGGCGGCGGGGACTGGTTGGGGACTGGTTGGGAGGCGATGCAGAAGTGCAGAAGGGGAACAGGAATGCGGCTGCTGCTGTCAACCTTTCTGACCCACATCCTACCTAGGAGACCGATCTGCCTGTAATCTGAACAGAGCCTGTCTTCTCCAGGTCCCTACTTCCACCCCACTCCTGGAGGTGGGCGTAGAAAATAGGGCGGACCCTCCCGGAATCAAAACCCAAGCTGTGGGACCTCCGCCAAGTGGGAAATCACCCCCCCGGATGTGAGGGAGGGGGTAGGGGAGGAAGGGCTGGGACAAGCCAGAGGGATCGTGGGTTCAGGGCAGAGAAAAGAGAGGTAGCTGTGGTAGACGGCCCAAGGTCTCTTGTGAGGGGAGCTGCAGCCTAGCTCTACAACCCTCTGCCCAGCTAGAACCTTCTTCTCCACCCCCACCTACTCCTGGCTTTCTCTCGGCT
The sequence above is a segment of the Marmota flaviventris isolate mMarFla1 chromosome 14, mMarFla1.hap1, whole genome shotgun sequence genome. Coding sequences within it:
- the Ost4 gene encoding dolichyl-diphosphooligosaccharide--protein glycosyltransferase subunit 4; the protein is MITDVQLAIFANMLGVSLFLLVVLYHYVAVNNPKKQE